DNA from Equus asinus isolate D_3611 breed Donkey chromosome 22, EquAss-T2T_v2, whole genome shotgun sequence:
AAATATCATTAAGATAACATTTACCAGATAAGGTGAAGGAAAGATATCCACAGAGGCGCAAAATTTCATGGACTCTGTTACCTACACACTTCATCTAAGGAAAATTCTTCAAAAAGGACTacccaattgaaaaataaatcagagaccTCAACATCAGGGAAGATGAAAAGGAGAACAAATAATAGTGAGCAATGATTCATGCAATGTGTGTAGAATTAAGTTTGAGTAGATAATGACATAGTCACTGGGAATCTGTAAGGTAAATGCtaaataaagatttttgaaataaaagaggCACCCTGCAAGAGAAATCATAATAACAGTCTAGAATTAAAGTGCTAAATGATCTCATCAAATCTGTGGAGTTGACAGCGgatataaagaaaggaaacagaagtatTAAAAAGGCGTTAACACGAGAGTAAGGATAGAGATGGGGAAATATATTCTGAAAGTCTCTACCTTCCGAGGTGGGGGAAGCAATGAGGGGGCTGGATGTGCAAGAGCTAGTATTTTATAAAAGAGTAAAGAAATGTGGTTTAATTATGCAAGTCAAGAAAGAGAATGTAAcaaccaatgaaacagaaaaacacagtATATTACTTCTaaattaacaaagaagaaaggagaatacATATTCCACCAGTTTGGTGTCACTTTCCAGCAATTAGTGACACAGACCTGAAATAACAGGGGCTTAAACACAATAAGAGTTTACTTTTCCCTCATGGAAAATGTTTGAAGGTAGACTACCCAAGGCTGATATAGTGGCCTCATGAGTTCATCACTGTCCAGGCTCCTTTAATCTTCTTGCTCCAGTATCCTTAATATTCAACTTCCATTTTCAATGCCATCTCAGAAGTACTATATGGTAATTATTACTTCTCCAATCCaagcagaaaaaaggaggaggagggaaatagaAAGGATCTGTCATCTGAGTTATCTTCCTTTTTAGGCAGGTTTCCCAGCAGCCTCATTCAACAACTTCTGCCCACATACATGGAACTCAGCCACGTGGCCACTCTTCTCAGGGCGGAGGCCTTGGAAATACAATTTTTCTACTGAGTGTGTTATCATTCCCAACAAAATTTATGTTCTGATATTAAGAACAAagggaaggggccagcccggtggcacagtggttaagtgtgcacgttccgctttggtgcccagggttcgctggtttggatcccgggtagggacatggcaccacttggcaagccatgctgtggcaggcatcccacatacaaagtagaggaagatgggcacggatattagcttagggccagtcttcctcagcaacaaaagaggaggattggcagcagatgttagctcagagctaatcttcctcaaaaaaaaaaaagaacaaagggaagAGCTGATTATGGATGGGTCACCAGTATGTCTGTCACAAATAGTGTCATGATAAAACcagtaaaaatgagaaaaagaaacaataatataaacataaagtAAGATAGAAGGAAAGAATCATGTTTATAGTTAAACTAAATGtgtatggactgaattctcctaTTAAAAACTGAGACTGtcagattaaattaaaaatataaaatataagttGCTTAGAAACATaattataacaaaattattttataaaaaggttGAATTTGGGCAGCACCTTCCTCTAGTTTCTTTATCTTATCCTTCAATGAATAAACAGAGTTTAGGGTCAATGATGATAATGAAGATGAGTAAAGAGGATGCAGAAATGtagatatttaattaaaaatataaaagcatctCCTTTTTATATATCTAAAAAGGTTAAGTCAATGGTTTAGCAAATTATAGGATTAATATAAACTTTATCTGTAAGATAATTTGCTTTTAATCAAATTTTATGTATCCTATAAAAAAGTCTACTACTGaagcaaatattttgtttttccatagttaAACCATTAGGTTAACACCATCCCACTGCTCCATAAGTGAAAGATGAGTAATTTCTAGTGGCATATAAAAGAGGCAGCAAAATCTCTAGACAATTcaaatcacatttttcttttttgagaaggattagccctgagctaacatccgtgcccatcttcctctgctttatatgtgggacgcctgccacagcatggcttgccaagtggtgtgtaggtccacacccgggatctagactggcgaaccctgggccgccgaagtgggacatgcaaacttaaccactgcaccaccaggctgtcccctcaaattacattttgaaagaaaaaatattattattttcttcatgacCAATCACGCAGCCAGCTAAGAacttttaaatatgagaaaaacatgaataaacacttcctttactttttctctctctggatcaCAGAACCAAATAGTCAGAACACTACAAAGTTCTAATCTAAAACATGATTATGTCTGGGAATGACTGCCTACTTGGtttataatagcaacaaagaaaacaaaatagcatCAATTATAGTTCAaactttttgtttctatgaatgcacatttttaaatattattagcCAGGAAATATCCCTCTTTAGCCAAAGTACCTTCACAGGTACCAAGAAGACGTTCCCCCCAATGATAAATGAGAAACCGACTTGTACAGAGCTTTTTAAAAGGTCTCCTTTAGTTGCTGTTCTATTTTACCAGTAGGAAGTTCAGCATGATTTTTCACATTGAATTAAAATGGTCACATTATTTTCTAGTAATTCCAACTTGTTCAAGAAAACTACTATTCCTTTATTAATCATTGTAGTTGTTATTCTAGACATCTGAAAAATTCTAGGACTTAAGCTGGACCAAAGAAAGGGATATCCTTTGGCTCCTTCGAGTCACAACcaatcattctttcattcagtcattcacaaAATGTTTATAGAGTGCTTTTTAAAAGACTGCTCTCTTCATCTGCTACACTTCATCATCTTACACCTAAGGAATAGATATTCGATTTAACACACTCATTTCACGATGGAAAGCGAAAGGGCTGAGACCCAGCTTCCTAGCTTGTAGTTCAGTGTGTCCTACTCCACCACACTACATTTATACTCTGCTATCTTTATAAAAGTTTTTCCTTTATAAcaagtcactttttcttttgctaatctCCCAACCACTAGTTCTGCCCCACTCCTTGAACAACAGTATGCTTGCTTGCCCATGGCAAtgaaagacaaattttttttccattatgcCTTTCCCTCAAGGTTCCAACTCAGTTTATAAACACATTATGGTATCTGATTAATCTATGAAGaaagtttttcacttttagagtttctttctcaatttttgtctttcataaaCTTGACctgtttcccttctttctcagATAATTGAATTTAGGAACtattgtaaaattatttcattatatatttaagCAAGACTACTGCTTGGTAGAATTTAAATGCTGTTAATGATTACCTCCAGCATCCTTATCTTCCTTCTGAGTCTCCCACTAGAATTCAGGGAATTTCTTTCCAAGGGACGGTTGGCACGTTTATTTGAGGAAACTAAGTACTTTTACATTTGAAATATAAGCTAGAGCAGATATACAGACAAAGGTATTTTGGTAAGGTGCATATGACCTATAGATAATATCATATACAGTACAGTACAGTGTAACGTGAGTGACAGAGTCTTCCCACCTGTAATATGaccatgcatgtgtgtgtatcctTCCCCTATGCACTATATAACCTTCCAATTAATTATCTAATGTTTgtgaaaaatttatttcaaataaaatattgatttttaattatgaaagtattcatagaaaatttagaaaacatagcaaaaaggataaaaattaaaatagccaGTAAGCCTCTACATACTAATAACTACTATTAATATGTTGGTAAAAAAAAGATTGATTATAGTCTTTTGCTGTATCGATATTATGCTATAGGCATAGTTTTACAtcccatcttgaaattcttacttATACACATATCTGTGCTTACTTATTTGTGTTTACAAACAAATGACttggaaataaatgtttctgaatGTAGAATATTATGGTAATAATAGCTATGGGATTGCTAAcataaaatgcataaaaaataagaGGCTTCCAGATGAAAAAACACCCTCTGGGGTGAATTTTAGTTaggataagaaaaatataataatttaagtCTTTTCATCTATGATTGACTTAACCTTTGACAATAAATGAAAGTATTCCTCCATTATCCCTTAATCATATATTCACTAATTCATTGAttacttattgagtgcttattatgtactATTTCAAATCACAGGATGCTTTGATAGAAGATTTTATAAATTGCCCCACCCCAGGTGTCTGATGTATCAAATACTCTCATGTGAACTAAAGACTCAGATGATGTCCAGTGAAGTAATACTTAACTGAATGATTCTTTATTATCTTGAGAAAGTTACACATATTGGGTAGGAGAAATAAAGTCAAAGcttcatttcaaataatttaagattatttttctgatgttatttgtataacataaaatttttctTACAATTATATTTCCCCTGAATTATATAATAATAGATGTAGATATTTTATGCCTTATcacaaataaccaaaataaagttgttaaaatttggggagataaacatTGTAATTAGATCATCAGTGTATTAAGAATTGCAGGTGCCTAACACCACCTGAGATAAGGTTAAAAAAGAAGTTAACTAATTGGAATTCAAGTTAATTAATACCCCAAGGACCGAAAAAAAAATTGGGTCAAAAAGAGTTATTCACATTGATAAAAGGTACAACCTATAAAGAAGGTATAACAGTCATGAAGTTTAAATACCAAATCACACACAagcaaattatataaaataaacgCTATTTAAAATATGAGGATAAactgagagaaacaaaaatatagcaGGAAACAACACGACACTATTAGGTATAATATACACAGAGTAGATAAAAACGGTGATagggtttttattttcaaaatataattaacaaTATTGAACACCTATAAATTGAATGtcctattttaaaacattatactaTGCCTCCTTGGCCAGCATCCataagatattttcaaaaaatgataacaaaacttcaataatttccaaaaagaagaaattgcacAGGTCTCATTCCCTAGCCCAAATTTataactaaaaattaattttgataactAAAACAGGAAAACATTCCAACTCTCTAAATTTTTAACCTCTTTAATAATTGGGTTAAGATGAGatgaactaataataaaattatggaTGACTTAGGAAATAACACAATGCACTACAATATTTCAAAAGTTTGAGATGCAACCAAAGCTGTAATAGAAATAAATTCAGAGTCATAGATTATactgttattttgaaaataaagaatctaaaatgaaatggggataacaggTTTTGGAGAAATGGTAAAAAATCCTATCAAGGAAATTACAGGGTAAgaaacaataagaataaaaattattaaaagtttttaaaaggataaactgagtaattttttctttgaagaaactaATTTATAAACagatttctgaaaaatataatcagaagataacacaaaattagaaatgagaaaggtgacagttttttaacattagaaaatatgaTGTGTATaagttttttctaatttttaaaataaaatatatggctttaaaggaaaatataacttaTCGAATTTAACTCAAAAAAAAGTAGGAAgtctaaatagaaaaaaataaagatggtgaAAGAATCTGAAAATGTAACCAAAACATTACCTCCAGGGCAGGACTTCAAGGCAAATGGCTTACTAATAAATTTAAGGAGCAGATCATTGTTATGGTATATCATCTTTTCAGAGAATAGAAACATACGGAAAACAACTCTATTTTAGTAAGATATGTTACCatattatcaaataaatgaatagataattTTCTCAGAACATTAATAAGTGCCTATGTGTATTCAAAATTATAGGTCAGAGGTTCAAGGAGTACAGATATGAATCAGATTCTTGCTTGCAAGTTCACAGACTAGTCGGGGAAGACATATAACATCAAATGTTATAGTTGGTGAAACCCACTTTGAGCAGTTTGGCAAACCACACAATCTGAATGAAACTTCTAGCTCAAAGGCTGTATTTCTATGGTcacaagaaaataaggaaaatcccCAAagggcaaaaaattaaaaataaaaaggcagtgAAATAACAACTGAAGGTGATGGGAAAGCAAGCGTCAAATCTAGGGTTGCAATGGAGAATAAGGCTTGGATCTCCTGTAAGGATACAAAGAAGGAGAATGTGAGACTCTTCCATCAAGATGGGCCACGGGAAAGGGGCTAAAATCACAAATTGATAGAAGCATCTGGCCCAAAGGAGAAGCAAATGCTAATTTTCTCTGGAGGGCAGTGTGCCCAGTTAGCTCCTCAGCACTCTGCATATGATCGTCAACCATATATTAGTTCAGAATAAACATCTGCAAAACACATGAAGACACAAGTCTTCACGCATGtcagtagaaaaacaaaacactcaaTATAGACCACCATAAACTCATATTGCATTTATGAGTTCATTCTGACTGCCAAattatatttcaccacaatttattcatccaCTTTCCTGTCAATGTTCATATGGTTTCTTTGTTTCTGCTACTGTGAACAGTTCTACCAAGAACTTTGGTGAACACGTGTCCTGGTACACACATGCTATAATTTCCCTTAGGTAActatccaggagtggaattgctggctcagcATATATGTGAACCTATCTTCAATTTTACAAGATAATGAcgactttaaaatttttaccaaACTAGTGAGTGCAAAATTGCATTTCATTGTGGTcctgatttgcaattccctgatgactaaCCAAGCTGAACACCTCTTCctatgtttattggccatgtTTTCCCactgtcttttgctcatttttctattggcttGTTTGGACTTGATTTCAATTTTTATCCAACTGTTTACCTAGTCCATTGCATTATTCCTGGGCAACTGGACAAATTAAATATCCAACATGAGGAGGCTCCCCAAATACATCCTGCCTGGAAACTACTCTGGCATTTGGTCATGCTGTTTGTTCCCCAAGCTTAGTGTGGCCTTCCCCTTCTCCAAAGGGCCTTCGGCTCAGAACAAATGCCACCTGATCTTTGAAGACCCCCTAAGCCTTACACTATTTGTTCTTCTGTACACCAATACCATTTCATTCATACCACTCTATTAGAGCAAACCACACGAGTATAAGTACACGGATgtctttcccttccctcttcacTCGGAAAATAGAAACTTCTTGATGGCAGGAACTATGCTAATTTTCTCTGATTCTTGAAAAGTTAACAGTTCTTGGAACAAAAGAGGCATTAAATGTTCACAATTCAGAAGAGATGACTTTGCTACAAGGTCTAATTTCAATAGCATTCTGTTCACATTGTAAGGAAGGCATTACGGAGAAGCTTTACATTAAGttctttatttaacaaacatttgtagTAAGGCATTTTATTAGCCAACTTTAGAAAATCCGTCAGTTCTAATTTCAGATATTCTGTTGTGTTCTCCAATCACGTGACCCAGTGTTGTGGTTTGGAAAATACGATTACTTCAGGACTGGGTACTACCATGGGACTCATACACATGAAAACAAAGATTTTTGTGCTCAAATAATTTGGTTATAtttcataaattatataaaacatgAACAAAAAAATAGCCAtgctattaaaggaaaatataagttcTATTGGACAGGTAGAAAGAATTGAGGCCACtatcaaaaacacaaacaaaaattaaacttcCAAGGAATAGATATTTTGAACTGTCAAGCAAATACTTATTTCCATGCTCCACTGGGCTCCTAACCTTCACCTCCAACAATTTGATTCATGCTAACTTGGGGATTGAAAGGGTACATCATCCATCCACTCAAATTCACTCATTCACTAAATATAAAGGCACAGAAGTGTGCCACACAATGCCATTTCTTTTAAGTAACTCAGTTTTTCACTCACATTAAAGAAAGTTGAGCCTCCGGGACTCACTGCCCTAGAAATTTCATTTCACACCAGCATCACCGATACTACTGTCTTTATGGAGCAGGAGAAGGTACTGCCTCCATGGCAGAAGCAGTGGTACATAAGGGTTAAGGTCAAAGGGTGCGGGATCCAACGGGGCTGGGTTCAAACGCCGGCTCCAGTTCTTTCACCCCAGCATaagctttctcatctgtcaaacgGTATTAATAACAAATACTTCATAAATTTCCTGGACAATCAAATGCAATAATGGAACACAAAGTGCCAGCGACTCAAGAGATGGCATAACGCCAGCCTCCGCTAAAGgaatataataaatgttttcctGGCCAGAGTACATTTCAGACATAAATCGCTTAAAATGAGACATATCTGCCTATCAAGGCTGGGAAGTTTCCCCAGAGCCACTCCAGGCAACGACTTCCAGGAAGCTAAGTGACTTCACGATATTGAGACAAGCCAGAGCTGGGGGAGATTAGTTAAGATGCATGGAATCGCACTGTATTTTGGGGTCCTAAGCcctttccccatttccctcacaTAAACAAGTTATGAGTGCCAGAGCCAGGAACAGAGCGAGGCCATCAGACTGACTTGGGGTCCCGCCTCGCCTCCATGGCGGCCCCTGCTGGCCTGCACGTAAGTAGGTAGGTCACCCCATCTCCAGGCCCTACAGTCGCCTGGGGAAGGCTCCCTCCAACAGGCTGCCCCAGGGCCGCACGTTGCTCGAGGTCTCCTGGCCGAACGACAGGATCACTGGGTAGGACTCCGCTACCACCCAGCTCTCGCCCATACCATTTTCACCGAGCTTATTAGAACCCAACCCACCGCCCATCTCCCTTCCAGAGCCCCGGCGGCTCTGAAAAGACCTTTACTCGGAAGCCAGGGCTCCTCTCCCGGCTGCGAGCGGGTCACAAGACACTCTCTCCCGAGCAGCAGCAGCGCCAGGATATTGGGCAGGCCGCTGTCCTGCGCCCCTGGCCGCTCTGCTGGCCACCTCTTGGATTTCCACGGTCAGGGGTTCGAGCACCGCCGCCGGTTTCTCCGGTGTGCGGACGTTCACCTGCTCCGCGCAGCCAACTTTGTGCAGCCGACTCATGGGCGGCACGGGGTCCGCGAGCTTCGGCCTGGTCTTGGCCCGCACTTCACCACCCTACAGTCAGCGTCTGAGCTCGGGGGCCTTACTCAAACCGTCCGCGAAGAAATCACCTATCCACGCCCGGCAGGACCCCAGCGCGCCACCCTCGGACGGCATTTCGCACTTACTCGCCGGCAGCGGCGCTTCCCTATTGGGCGCTGGAACAGGCCCAGCCCCGCGCTCTCGGCCGGCTGCGGCGCTCCGACGCGGCGCCCTCCTGTCCAATCGGAAGCGGGAATGCCGCTCCCCTGATTTACATAGAATCCACTATATATAGGTTCAGGGCCAGAGGCCTCGGTTGCTCAGAAGCCGTGCACTGCTCATGAGAAATGGGTTTCCTAACGTAGATGCTGTCTTCTCCCAAGCGGAATCCAAAAGCAAGCTAGGAGGCCGGCGTCTGCTTCTATGTAGAGAGAAGTCACCATTGCCCTGCGCCCCTCTTCCCAGGCTGCGTCCCAAGCGTGTGGTGTTGAGTCCCCCCCACAGCTCCACTGTCcacacctctcctcctcccaagccCAAGCCTAAAGCCTCTAAACCGGAGACAGCTGCCGGAGCAGATGCTTCAAACCGTTTCTTACTAACGGCGTTCAGAGCGCTTCGTGCAAGGCGCGTATTTGCACTTAAAGCCAGCATTTATATGGTAACGGCGTTCAGAGTGCCTCATCTAAGCCGCGTATCAGCACTTGAAATCGGTATTTATACAGTAAGCAGTGTCTGCTCTTTTCTTGACGTCTTGGGGGCCCTAAAAAGGGCCTTTTGAAACCTGGAGAAAAGCCACAAGACAAGCTCAGCCGCCAAAGCCGTAGAGAGTGCGGCCCTGGCGTTTCAGCGCATACACCACATCCATGGCCGTGACCGTCTTGCGCTTGGCGTGCTCCGTGTAGGTCACGGCGTCACGGATCACGTTCTCCAGAAACACTTTCAGCACTCCACGGGTCTCCTCGTAGATGAGCCCAGAAATGCGCTTGACACCGCCGCGGCGGGCCAGACGGCGGATGGCCGGCTTCGTGATGCCCTGGATGTTGTCCCGTAAAACCTTACGGTGGCGCTTGGCGCCTCCTTTTCCCAGTCCTTTGCCACCTTTACCTCGACCAGACATCGTATCAAGAACTGTGCTTCAAGACCGAAAAGCAGTCGGTAATGAGGAGCTTTAGCCCAGGGTTTATATTCTCTGGTGGCGGACCTGTTTGAAAACCTCAAGAAAGTGGGCGGAGCTCTAGGCCCCAGGAGCCGTTTTTCCTCCTCACAATAGTGAGTCTAGcaagcagtaaacaaaacaagactgatttctttttttgggggggaaaacctttttagttatttttccataaaattgaGGACTCAATAGAATTTCTATTGCGTTTTGTCAGCGCTTCAATAAAAGTCGGCCAGATCCTACGCGCGCTCGGTTTCTCTCTCGTCCCCGCCGGCCCCCTCGTCTCTCCCTCAAGCGCTCGtgaattctaattatttttcaaacGGAATGCTTACTTTTATAATATTCTTCTCAGGCTAATGTGACAATCAGTAGGAACCAGGAACACATTGCATCTTGTTAGATTTCAAGGCAATTGCTTTATAGCTTTCGTTTGTGGATTTTTTTCAGTCACAAGTAGGGGGAGAGGAAAATTTTTAatggttcttttttctcttttgtggccCCCGCAGacaattaaaattctttcaaaagtctaatcttcctcccctccttccctcaagacttttcctttcagtttctgCTCAATTTGCAGATTTTCCTGCCTCCTCCGCCCCAGCCCCACGCCCGCGCGTATTTGCTTTTCAACCAAGTAAGTGGTTTTCTGTGGTTACTTAGCTGAAATattgtaaatttatttcattcaaatcTGAGGTTCTCCCATCTTGCACTTAAACATTCAGAGTTCTTATAAAATAATGGGTGCCACGATCATAGCTCTAAAGAGTCATTTCTAGTGCAAATCTTCAATCAGCAAGCTCAATCCTTTGAAGAGAGTccctgaataaaaataaaactttctgtaGTGTCACCGCTCTAGGGGACAGGACTCCAGACGTTTTACTGCGATAAAAGGCCCCCCATATTTAGAGGATGATTCATAACTCGTTGCCAGGCACTTAACATCTGGagaaaggaatattttaataaactgtGTTCCCTATCCCTTGTCTTAAAGAATACACTTTTCCAGCAGGAAAGCTTTATAGTAAATATTAGGTATCTAAACGCTTATAATTTACCCATTTCCATAACACAAAAAGTACTTTTTTTTGGTTAAAGATGAATTAACCTGGGACCACTGTATGGCTAGAAAAAAATCCTAGATACTCAAATTGTACTATATGATTTTAATCCGTCACtcacagggaagaagaaaagtctATCAGATCTTGAAGAGATCAGGATTCTTATAATGGTAAAACAGGTTGATTTGTTTATATTTACTAAGACTAAAAAGTCAAGGTTAGAACATTTTCAAGTTAGAAATCTCTCTTGCTTCTAAGAATAAAAGGATAGcatccaaaataataataattattaaaaatttcccaccataggggccagcctggtggcacagtggttaagttcgcacattatccttcagtggcctggggttcactggttccgatcccggTTGTGGACCTGCAAACAGATTGTCCGGGcaagctgtggcaggtgtctcccacatataaagtagaggaagatgagcaccagtgttcgctcagggccagtcttcctcagcaaagaagaagaggattggtagcagacgttagctcagggctaatcttcctcataaaaaaaggggggggggaatTTCCCACAATGTAGGGCAGAATTTATGCTAAATTGAGAGAACTCATTCCAGGTCAACAACTTGCTACTAAGTGCATCATTCATTCAATTTCTCTAACAATTACTGGATGCTTACTAACATATTTAATCTTCAAAGTAACACTTTGGGACAGGTACGTGGGTTCAATAAG
Protein-coding regions in this window:
- the H4C16 gene encoding histone H4; amino-acid sequence: MSGRGKGGKGLGKGGAKRHRKVLRDNIQGITKPAIRRLARRGGVKRISGLIYEETRGVLKVFLENVIRDAVTYTEHAKRKTVTAMDVVYALKRQGRTLYGFGG